Proteins encoded together in one candidate division WOR-3 bacterium window:
- a CDS encoding hydrogenase maturation nickel metallochaperone HypA → MHEFAITRSLLNEALAEGTRQGASRITRIKLLIGEKSSVVPECVQFYFEQLKEDTIAAGAVLEFHRIPLQIRCPKCGKIFSSIEEMCSCNAGGEITGGEELIIESIEIEKEV, encoded by the coding sequence ATGCATGAGTTTGCCATCACCCGAAGTTTGCTGAACGAGGCGCTTGCCGAAGGCACGCGACAGGGTGCGAGCCGGATAACACGGATAAAACTGTTGATCGGTGAAAAATCTTCGGTTGTGCCGGAGTGTGTTCAGTTTTATTTTGAGCAACTGAAAGAAGATACGATTGCCGCCGGTGCGGTGCTGGAGTTTCACCGCATCCCATTACAAATCCGGTGCCCGAAATGTGGCAAAATCTTCTCGTCAATTGAGGAGATGTGCTCCTGTAATGCCGGGGGCGAAATCACCGGCGGCGAGGAACTGATAATAGAGAGTATTGAAATAGAAAAGGAGGTATGA
- the cdaA gene encoding diadenylate cyclase CdaA codes for MWFLRFRVIDAIDIIIVALLAYYFLRFLRGTRAIRMLYALLFILVIGAVARWLDFKALGLIVSSLTTVWLVAFVIIFQPEIRNLLSRFGRTRPVRFLFRPTADATLVEELVAAAAQMKERRVGALIVLEREIGLREYAETGTRLEARVSAPLLVSIFTPPSPLHDGAVLISAGQVIAASCTLPLGETEPGLGMRHRAAAGITTVTDAVAIVVSETTSNISFAQRGRLLINLTPSQLKYNLMQALLKES; via the coding sequence ATGTGGTTTTTGCGGTTCAGGGTGATTGATGCCATTGACATCATCATCGTTGCCCTGCTTGCCTACTACTTTTTGCGGTTTCTGCGTGGCACCCGGGCAATCCGGATGCTCTATGCGCTGCTTTTTATTTTAGTTATTGGTGCCGTTGCCCGCTGGCTTGACTTCAAGGCGCTGGGCTTGATTGTCAGTTCCCTGACCACGGTCTGGCTTGTTGCCTTTGTCATCATCTTCCAGCCGGAGATCAGGAACCTACTATCGCGCTTCGGTCGAACCCGGCCGGTGCGTTTTTTGTTCCGGCCCACTGCGGACGCAACGCTGGTTGAAGAACTGGTTGCCGCCGCGGCACAGATGAAGGAGCGAAGAGTGGGCGCCTTAATCGTGTTAGAGCGGGAAATTGGCTTGCGCGAGTATGCCGAGACCGGCACCCGGCTCGAGGCAAGGGTTTCAGCACCTTTGCTCGTTTCCATCTTTACGCCGCCATCGCCTTTGCACGATGGCGCGGTGCTGATCAGCGCCGGTCAGGTGATTGCCGCGAGTTGCACATTGCCTTTGGGCGAGACCGAACCCGGACTCGGTATGCGGCATCGCGCTGCCGCCGGTATTACCACGGTCACCGACGCGGTGGCGATTGTTGTTTCCGAGACAACGAGCAATATCAGTTTTGCCCAGCGGGGCAGGTTGCTAATCAATTTGACACCATCGCAGTTAAAGTATAATCTGATGCAGGCACTATTAAAGGAGAGTTAA
- a CDS encoding DUF2723 domain-containing protein translates to MNESRWRLIFFVAVFLTVLAVYLYSVAPTASFWDCAELIAVSYIAGIPHPPGTPLFVMLGRIFTLLPIGREIAFRVNLIPTLFGAFSCGLLYLIVVRLLSQHSAEEKNRRWYLPHIAGIFAALMCGFAYSYWDNCVEAEVYGPCVVIALSVLYMALVWREGRENKTGDNRQILAAIFLLFVATGIHFTPMLVVFAVLVFALLVDRQAVIHLRFIEFAVGYLLILTINELGLSAGTFIVVPLMLVGTYYAIRIMERSERNVSLIYGLGLLALVFLVAWIGAGQKIMDDVVLFLASPTVALIERWVKSPALLVLFVLGFAGYLYWLHRQKKLQPRFVGLLLGLVLLAGTVQFIMLIRARHYPSINEVEPTRWRDFVSVLKREQYDPMRLLPRKTQFYTEDDWRRNQNPAFGLIRAYIEQIAFYIRYFLWQWGNERYLDVLITNIPRIFLRLGWQGILGLIPPLLGLWGMWHQFKRDKKSFALIFVAFIVASLGLLTYLNLKFSPSDPRPELRFREVRERDYFFAFSFVFYTIFIGTGVYAFMKWVDQELKARKAPVPMPVLAGLILGFGFVPMFLNYKGVTRRHNWIPAEYGYNMLVCCEGEKAVVFTNGDNDTFPLWFMQTVPSLVADNDPSFGKNVAVANLSLLNTPWYCKQLKRWGAPISFTEEEIERLPLGYVARNNRTILLKDIMIRNIIATAGGVKLKWPEDYESPSEQFMAKVFGSGYNPKSPVYFATTVSPDNTVDCEPYLRLEGLVRRVVGERNLSSDEEMVDTLRTRVLLTEKFKLKSMLDPKVEKDENTRGLFTTYAHSHLLLANAYARAGDYQAAHQALLPALRFELEPTQKMLLFYHLSRFAALNQQYEVALAAIDSAQSYAGNEPRLRLELFLQRGFINQAMGNYPEAEMMYQQALAMAPNEWQLVQLLYRFYVEDMHSVDKARALLSDWLRRHPSDFNAQQLLRQLP, encoded by the coding sequence ATGAATGAATCACGATGGCGACTGATTTTCTTTGTTGCAGTTTTCCTGACCGTTCTGGCGGTCTATCTTTACAGCGTGGCACCAACCGCATCGTTCTGGGACTGTGCGGAACTGATTGCGGTTTCTTACATCGCCGGAATTCCCCATCCGCCCGGCACACCACTTTTTGTGATGCTGGGAAGGATTTTCACCCTCCTGCCAATTGGCCGGGAAATCGCCTTTCGGGTTAATTTGATACCGACGCTGTTTGGCGCCTTCTCCTGCGGGTTGCTCTATTTGATTGTTGTCCGGCTCCTTTCCCAGCACAGCGCTGAGGAGAAGAACCGGCGCTGGTACCTGCCGCACATCGCCGGAATATTTGCCGCCTTGATGTGCGGTTTTGCCTACTCTTACTGGGACAACTGCGTGGAAGCCGAGGTTTATGGTCCCTGCGTGGTGATTGCCCTTTCGGTGCTTTATATGGCACTGGTCTGGCGCGAGGGCAGAGAGAACAAGACCGGTGACAACCGCCAGATTCTCGCCGCCATCTTTCTCCTTTTTGTTGCCACCGGGATTCATTTCACCCCGATGCTGGTGGTGTTTGCGGTTCTGGTGTTTGCACTGCTTGTTGACCGCCAGGCGGTGATTCACCTGCGGTTCATTGAGTTCGCGGTCGGCTATCTTTTGATTCTGACGATAAACGAACTGGGTCTGTCTGCCGGCACCTTCATCGTGGTACCTTTGATGCTCGTCGGCACCTACTATGCGATCCGGATTATGGAGCGTTCGGAGCGCAATGTGTCGCTCATCTACGGTCTGGGACTCCTGGCATTGGTTTTCCTTGTTGCCTGGATTGGGGCGGGGCAGAAGATTATGGACGATGTTGTGCTCTTTCTCGCATCGCCCACCGTTGCCCTGATTGAGCGCTGGGTTAAGTCACCAGCGCTCTTGGTTCTTTTTGTGCTCGGTTTTGCCGGTTACCTTTACTGGCTGCACCGGCAAAAGAAACTGCAGCCCCGTTTTGTCGGGCTTTTGCTCGGACTGGTGCTCCTTGCCGGCACGGTGCAGTTTATTATGCTGATTCGCGCCCGGCATTACCCGAGCATCAACGAGGTTGAGCCGACGCGCTGGCGCGACTTTGTGTCGGTGTTGAAACGGGAACAGTACGACCCGATGCGGCTTTTGCCGCGCAAGACCCAATTTTACACTGAGGACGATTGGCGCCGGAATCAGAACCCGGCGTTCGGGCTTATCCGTGCCTACATTGAGCAGATTGCATTTTACATCCGCTACTTCCTCTGGCAGTGGGGCAACGAAAGGTATCTTGATGTTTTGATTACGAACATCCCGCGCATCTTTCTCCGGCTTGGCTGGCAGGGGATTTTAGGGTTAATTCCGCCGCTCCTCGGGCTCTGGGGAATGTGGCACCAGTTCAAACGGGACAAAAAGTCGTTTGCCTTAATCTTCGTAGCCTTTATCGTTGCCTCGCTTGGGCTTTTGACCTATTTGAATTTGAAGTTTTCGCCTTCGGACCCGCGACCGGAATTGAGATTCCGGGAGGTGCGCGAACGGGACTACTTCTTTGCTTTTTCGTTTGTCTTTTACACGATTTTTATCGGCACCGGGGTTTACGCCTTTATGAAGTGGGTTGACCAGGAACTGAAAGCCCGGAAAGCACCGGTGCCGATGCCGGTTTTAGCCGGTCTAATTTTAGGCTTCGGCTTTGTGCCGATGTTCCTCAATTACAAAGGGGTGACCCGGCGCCACAACTGGATACCGGCGGAGTACGGCTACAATATGCTTGTCTGCTGTGAGGGGGAGAAGGCGGTGGTGTTTACCAATGGCGACAACGACACCTTCCCCCTGTGGTTTATGCAAACGGTGCCATCACTGGTGGCCGACAACGACCCTAGCTTCGGGAAGAATGTGGCGGTTGCCAACCTTTCTCTTTTGAATACGCCCTGGTACTGCAAACAACTCAAACGGTGGGGGGCACCGATATCTTTTACCGAGGAAGAGATTGAGCGGCTGCCTCTGGGGTATGTTGCCCGGAACAACCGCACAATCCTCTTGAAGGATATCATGATTCGGAATATCATCGCCACCGCCGGGGGCGTAAAACTAAAATGGCCCGAAGACTACGAATCTCCTTCCGAGCAGTTTATGGCAAAGGTGTTCGGTTCCGGTTACAACCCCAAGAGCCCGGTTTACTTTGCGACCACGGTATCACCGGACAATACGGTTGACTGTGAACCTTATCTCCGGCTCGAAGGTTTGGTGCGCCGGGTGGTGGGTGAGCGCAATTTGTCGTCCGATGAGGAGATGGTTGATACGCTGCGGACCCGGGTCCTCTTAACCGAAAAGTTTAAGTTGAAGTCGATGCTCGACCCGAAGGTGGAAAAGGATGAAAACACCCGCGGCTTGTTTACGACCTATGCCCATAGCCACCTCTTGCTCGCCAATGCCTATGCCCGAGCCGGCGATTATCAGGCGGCGCACCAGGCGCTCTTGCCCGCGCTCCGGTTTGAACTGGAACCGACCCAGAAGATGCTCTTGTTTTACCATCTGTCGCGTTTTGCCGCGCTCAATCAGCAGTACGAGGTGGCGCTGGCGGCGATTGACTCGGCACAGAGTTACGCCGGCAATGAGCCACGACTGCGGCTCGAACTGTTCCTGCAGCGTGGTTTCATCAACCAGGCGATGGGCAACTATCCTGAGGCGGAAATGATGTATCAGCAGGCGTTGGCGATGGCACCGAATGAGTGGCAACTGGTGCAACTTTTGTACCGCTTCTATGTTGAGGATATGCACAGCGTCGATAAGGCACGGGCGTTACTATCCGACTGGCTGCGCCGGCATCCCAGTGACTTCAATGCTCAGCAACTGTTGCGTCAGTTGCCGTAG